A genome region from Dickeya dadantii NCPPB 898 includes the following:
- a CDS encoding AraC family transcriptional regulator → MGKTSSREEVQFHHLKDLGGLEMLQARYHNQRFSRHSHENFCIGVIEEGAQRFYRTGGEHVAPTGDIILVNADEIHTGHSAVASGWSYRAIYPSPDLLCHLSRDLRVPQGATPWFPDAVVHDPGLSAQLRLAFTLLPQAGNSLLKETLLFSSLSWLMLRYSKTRADGRVLPSAGLSILRAKAWLDECPEQDISLLQLAEIAGLSPWHFLRQFKALLGMTPHAYLVQARLRQARSLLIKGAGLSDTASRCGFSDQSHFNRHFKRAMGITPGEFVRTLK, encoded by the coding sequence ATGGGAAAAACCTCGTCACGGGAAGAAGTGCAGTTTCACCACCTGAAAGATCTGGGTGGGCTGGAAATGCTGCAGGCCCGCTATCACAACCAGCGTTTTTCCCGCCATTCGCACGAGAATTTCTGTATTGGCGTGATTGAGGAAGGCGCGCAACGTTTCTATCGCACCGGCGGTGAACACGTTGCCCCCACCGGCGACATTATTCTGGTCAACGCCGACGAGATTCACACCGGCCACTCGGCTGTCGCCAGCGGTTGGTCTTATCGCGCCATCTATCCTTCGCCGGACTTGCTATGCCACCTGTCGCGCGACCTGCGCGTGCCGCAAGGCGCTACCCCCTGGTTTCCCGATGCCGTTGTCCATGACCCCGGATTGTCGGCGCAATTGCGGCTGGCCTTCACCCTGTTGCCGCAGGCAGGCAATAGCCTGCTGAAAGAAACGCTGCTGTTTTCGTCATTGAGCTGGCTGATGCTGCGCTACAGCAAAACCCGCGCCGATGGACGGGTTTTGCCATCAGCGGGTCTGTCCATTCTGCGGGCAAAAGCGTGGCTTGACGAATGCCCGGAGCAGGATATCAGCCTGTTGCAGCTGGCGGAGATAGCCGGCCTCAGCCCGTGGCATTTTCTCAGGCAATTCAAGGCGCTGCTGGGCATGACGCCGCATGCTTATCTGGTTCAGGCGCGCCTGCGTCAGGCACGTTCGTTGCTGATAAAGGGCGCCGGCCTGTCCGACACCGCATCCCGGTGCGGATTCTCCGATCAGAGCCACTTCAATCGCCATTTCAAACGCGCGATGGGCATCACCCCGGGTGAATTTGTTCGTACTCTGAAGTAA
- a CDS encoding AzlC family ABC transporter permease, producing the protein MPFPSFTALSRQSPPNSAFGQCLRGAIAMLPLCVAVIPWGILAGSMAVQAGLTFWQAVGMSAVIFAGAAQLVTLSLLMSGSSVMTIVLTVMVITAQHLIYGLTLRPTVAPLKARYRLLLGFLLTDELFALAIAAKARLTTAYLLGAGLTFYVSWVICSLAGVMMANAIPHLDRYHLDFSIVATFITLVVPMVKRLPVLAGTLFSLFMSMLLAYWRIEGAIMIAGLGGMAVSVLMARLSEKTSRTGETS; encoded by the coding sequence ATGCCATTTCCATCTTTTACCGCCTTATCACGACAATCTCCGCCGAATTCGGCATTCGGCCAGTGCCTTCGCGGTGCGATAGCCATGCTGCCGCTGTGCGTGGCGGTTATTCCCTGGGGCATTCTGGCCGGCTCAATGGCGGTGCAGGCCGGGCTGACATTCTGGCAAGCGGTGGGTATGTCGGCGGTGATCTTCGCCGGCGCCGCGCAATTGGTGACGCTGAGCCTGCTGATGTCGGGCAGCAGCGTCATGACTATCGTGTTGACCGTGATGGTGATTACCGCCCAGCACCTGATTTATGGCCTGACGCTGCGCCCCACGGTCGCGCCGTTAAAGGCGCGTTATCGTCTGTTGCTGGGTTTTTTACTGACCGATGAACTGTTCGCCCTGGCGATAGCCGCAAAGGCACGGCTGACCACCGCCTATCTGCTCGGCGCCGGGCTGACGTTTTATGTGAGCTGGGTGATATGCAGCCTGGCGGGCGTGATGATGGCGAATGCGATTCCCCATCTCGATCGCTACCATCTGGATTTTTCCATCGTCGCCACCTTTATCACGCTGGTGGTCCCCATGGTCAAGCGCCTGCCGGTGCTGGCGGGGACGCTGTTTTCATTGTTCATGTCCATGCTACTGGCTTACTGGCGCATCGAAGGGGCGATTATGATAGCCGGCCTCGGCGGCATGGCCGTTTCCGTGCTGATGGCACGGCTTAGCGAAAAAACATCAAGGACCGGAGAAACATCATGA
- a CDS encoding AzlD domain-containing protein: MSWGLLLLLALVVFAYRYVFLEPGVPVRLPALFREALNYSAPCLLTAICGPVILLHQETLRPFPDNPYLWGAVGSVVIALLVRHTMLAVMGSLGVFYALCFWLR; the protein is encoded by the coding sequence ATGAGTTGGGGATTATTACTGCTGCTGGCGCTGGTCGTGTTTGCTTACCGCTACGTTTTTCTTGAACCCGGCGTTCCCGTCAGGCTGCCTGCCTTATTCCGGGAAGCGCTCAACTACTCCGCGCCTTGTCTGCTGACGGCTATTTGCGGACCGGTGATTCTGTTGCATCAGGAAACATTGCGTCCCTTTCCCGATAACCCGTATTTATGGGGCGCGGTGGGTAGCGTGGTGATTGCCTTGCTGGTTCGCCACACGATGCTGGCGGTGATGGGGAGCCTGGGCGTGTTTTATGCGCTCTGTTTCTGGCTGCGATAG
- a CDS encoding organic hydroperoxide resistance protein — MAVEKVLYRAQASVTGGRDGHAVSDDNHLDLKLTTPRELGGLGGSGTNPEQLFAAGYAACFTGALKLVASKEKVSVPATTVIEGLVGIGPSGGGFGIEVELRITIPGMDKAQAQALVEKAHQVCPYSNATRGNIDVTLTVL, encoded by the coding sequence ATGGCTGTTGAGAAAGTACTTTATCGTGCCCAGGCGTCGGTGACCGGCGGGCGAGATGGACATGCGGTTTCCGATGATAATCATCTTGACCTAAAACTGACCACACCGCGCGAGCTGGGCGGCCTGGGCGGTTCCGGCACCAACCCTGAGCAACTGTTTGCCGCCGGCTATGCGGCCTGTTTTACCGGCGCGCTGAAACTGGTGGCGTCCAAAGAGAAGGTGTCGGTTCCCGCTACTACGGTGATTGAAGGCCTGGTCGGCATTGGTCCATCCGGCGGCGGTTTTGGCATTGAAGTCGAACTGCGCATTACTATTCCGGGGATGGACAAGGCGCAGGCACAGGCGTTGGTGGAAAAAGCGCATCAGGTTTGCCCCTATTCCAACGCCACTCGCGGTAATATCGATGTGACCCTGACGGTGTTGTAA
- a CDS encoding glutathione S-transferase family protein, whose amino-acid sequence MTIKLHHLNDSRSIRILWLLEEAQLPYELIRYQRNPQTQLAPEELKAIHPLGKSPVVEIDGKVIAESGAIVEYIISQYAPQLAPDEQDACYVEYLQWIHFAESSAMLPVLLKVFNQFEKKAGQTLHFLDDYAEAEFRKVFAYLNDYLASREFIVGQRLSGADFMLGFVVKLVTERFNLGQQYPNILRYSKRLSDTPSWQKARRLESSQA is encoded by the coding sequence ATGACCATAAAGTTACATCATCTGAATGATTCGCGCTCCATACGCATTCTCTGGTTACTGGAGGAGGCGCAGCTTCCCTATGAGCTGATCCGCTACCAGCGCAACCCGCAGACGCAACTGGCGCCAGAGGAACTTAAGGCGATTCATCCGCTGGGTAAATCGCCGGTGGTGGAGATTGACGGCAAGGTGATTGCCGAGTCGGGCGCCATCGTTGAGTACATTATCAGCCAATACGCGCCGCAGCTGGCGCCTGATGAGCAGGACGCGTGTTATGTCGAGTATCTGCAATGGATTCATTTTGCGGAAAGCTCGGCCATGCTGCCTGTATTACTGAAAGTCTTTAATCAGTTTGAGAAAAAAGCCGGCCAGACGCTGCACTTTCTGGATGATTATGCCGAGGCGGAATTCAGGAAAGTGTTTGCTTATCTGAACGACTACCTTGCCTCACGTGAATTTATTGTCGGGCAACGTCTGAGCGGGGCGGACTTTATGCTGGGGTTCGTGGTGAAGCTGGTCACGGAGCGGTTTAATCTGGGGCAGCAGTATCCCAACATTCTCCGCTATTCGAAACGGCTTTCTGATACGCCGAGCTGGCAGAAGGCGCGGCGTCTGGAATCCAGTCAGGCATGA
- a CDS encoding type 1 glutamine amidotransferase domain-containing protein, which produces MKILMVLTSHDQLGNTGKKTGFWLEEFAAPYYVFKDAGADVVLASPAGGQPPLDPKSDLPEFQTELTHRFKADPAAQQALASTVKLDSVRMDDFDTVFYPGGHGPLWDLAESPTSSALIEAFERAGKPIGFVCHAPGVLRHVKAANGEPLIKGRQVTGFTNTEEAAVELTDVVPFLIEDEFQQLGGLYSKGPDWHPYIVEDGKLITGQNPASSEAVARALLKQLA; this is translated from the coding sequence ATGAAAATATTGATGGTATTAACGTCCCACGACCAGTTGGGAAACACCGGTAAGAAAACCGGCTTCTGGCTCGAAGAGTTTGCCGCCCCTTATTACGTGTTTAAAGATGCGGGTGCCGACGTCGTGCTGGCGTCACCGGCAGGCGGACAGCCGCCGCTGGATCCGAAAAGTGATTTGCCGGAATTTCAAACCGAACTGACCCATCGATTCAAGGCCGATCCGGCAGCACAGCAGGCGCTGGCCTCCACGGTGAAACTGGACAGCGTCCGTATGGACGATTTTGACACGGTGTTCTATCCGGGTGGTCATGGCCCACTGTGGGATTTGGCCGAATCACCGACCTCAAGTGCTCTGATCGAAGCATTTGAACGGGCTGGAAAACCCATCGGCTTCGTGTGTCATGCCCCTGGCGTCTTGCGTCATGTCAAAGCCGCCAATGGCGAGCCGCTGATCAAAGGTCGCCAGGTAACCGGGTTTACCAACACGGAAGAAGCCGCGGTGGAATTAACCGATGTGGTGCCGTTTTTGATTGAAGACGAGTTTCAACAACTGGGTGGTCTGTATTCCAAAGGCCCGGACTGGCATCCCTACATCGTTGAAGACGGTAAGCTTATCACCGGCCAGAACCCGGCCAGCTCGGAAGCGGTCGCCAGGGCATTGTTAAAACAGCTGGCCTAA
- a CDS encoding coniferyl aldehyde dehydrogenase, whose product MLLAQTNNDLKAILQTMKNAHIANGPADAALRRDRLLRSARLIRENYPSLSKAMDADFGHRSRYQSLVADMVTTVKTLEHSADHVAQWMKPEFVDSPLPGMQAWIQHQPLGVVGVISPWNFPINLAFGPLAGVFAAGNTAMLKPSELTPATSELLAELIARYFDPLELEVVLGDAAIGAAFSSLPFDHLVFTGSSAVGRHVMRAAADNLVPVTLELGGKSPVVIDRDADVGLAARRTLTVKTFNAGQICLSPDYVMLSDDQVDAFIHAGKAFMAQAFPTLQNNPDYTAIITPRHYDRLVGLLKDAKDQGATLVSLAPQGEPDFDAVSRKIAPHLLLNVTDDMQIMQEEIFGPLLPVRTCRSQEEAIAYINAHPRPLAAYYFGQQPARQTAFAERTTSGALVINDVMTHASNDALPFGGVGASGMGAYHGIHGFRRFSHAKPIVVQNEEGAFNLRLRAPYRDKLSQLEAFLQG is encoded by the coding sequence ATGCTTTTAGCGCAAACGAACAACGATTTAAAAGCGATATTGCAGACCATGAAGAACGCCCACATCGCCAATGGCCCGGCCGATGCCGCGCTGCGCCGCGACAGGCTGTTACGCAGCGCCCGGCTTATCCGGGAGAATTATCCGTCGCTCAGCAAAGCGATGGATGCGGATTTCGGTCACCGAAGCCGGTATCAGTCGCTGGTGGCGGATATGGTGACGACGGTGAAAACGCTTGAGCATTCCGCGGATCACGTGGCGCAATGGATGAAACCGGAATTCGTCGACAGCCCCCTGCCGGGCATGCAGGCCTGGATACAGCATCAGCCGCTGGGCGTGGTCGGGGTGATCAGCCCGTGGAATTTTCCCATCAATCTGGCATTTGGTCCGCTGGCCGGCGTGTTTGCCGCAGGCAATACGGCGATGCTGAAACCGTCGGAGCTGACGCCTGCTACCTCGGAACTGCTGGCGGAGCTGATCGCGCGTTACTTTGACCCGCTGGAACTGGAAGTGGTGCTGGGGGATGCGGCGATTGGCGCCGCGTTCAGCAGCCTGCCGTTTGATCATTTGGTCTTTACCGGCAGCTCCGCCGTTGGTCGCCATGTGATGCGCGCCGCAGCCGATAATCTGGTACCCGTTACACTGGAACTGGGGGGAAAATCGCCGGTGGTTATCGACCGCGATGCGGATGTCGGCCTGGCGGCGCGGCGCACATTGACTGTGAAAACCTTTAATGCCGGTCAGATCTGCCTCTCTCCTGACTACGTCATGCTGTCGGACGATCAGGTGGATGCCTTTATTCATGCCGGCAAAGCGTTTATGGCTCAGGCATTCCCGACGCTTCAGAACAACCCTGACTATACGGCCATCATCACGCCGCGACACTATGATCGTCTGGTGGGGCTGTTAAAAGACGCCAAAGATCAGGGGGCGACGCTGGTAAGCCTGGCTCCGCAGGGCGAGCCGGATTTTGATGCGGTTTCCCGCAAGATCGCGCCGCATCTGCTGCTGAATGTCACCGATGACATGCAGATCATGCAGGAAGAGATTTTCGGGCCGCTGTTGCCGGTACGCACCTGTCGTTCGCAGGAAGAGGCGATTGCTTACATCAACGCGCATCCCCGTCCGCTGGCGGCGTATTACTTTGGTCAGCAACCGGCGCGGCAAACCGCGTTCGCTGAACGAACCACGTCAGGAGCGCTGGTCATCAATGATGTGATGACGCACGCCAGCAATGATGCGCTGCCCTTTGGCGGGGTAGGGGCGTCCGGCATGGGGGCTTACCACGGCATTCATGGTTTCCGCCGTTTTAGCCACGCCAAACCGATTGTGGTCCAGAATGAAGAGGGCGCATTCAACCTGCGTTTGCGCGCGCCCTATCGTGACAAACTGTCTCAGCTTGAAGCGTTTCTGCAAGGCTAA
- a CDS encoding LysR family transcriptional regulator, with protein sequence MSLARLRTFIEVYRQRSISGAARTLNLTQPAVSQHIAGLEMSIGRPLFERQTRGVTPTSVADELAADIGDRLDEAENALASVKARSLELAGALQIIGHADFLAAVVARQLLPLLEVGVRVRMQTGDYDAIIQSLIEGYCDLGISAAPSHDNRLKSELMLTDEVMAVASPQVVSRLMNTPDTLAAMQTEPVLAYSLTLPLIDNWFTANRVQAPAILPAMVGQDLRALCSLLCEGFGWSALPAYLCTPYIERGELREIPAPVARASRSYYLLWQPSALRQPRVAHARQALLFRLRQKYGR encoded by the coding sequence ATGTCTCTCGCTCGGCTAAGAACCTTTATTGAGGTATATCGACAGCGCTCTATCAGCGGAGCCGCACGCACGCTTAACCTCACGCAGCCTGCGGTATCGCAGCATATCGCCGGTTTGGAAATGTCGATTGGGCGCCCGCTGTTTGAGCGGCAAACGCGGGGCGTAACCCCCACCTCGGTGGCCGATGAATTGGCGGCGGATATTGGCGACCGGCTGGATGAAGCGGAAAACGCGCTGGCCTCGGTGAAAGCGCGATCGCTGGAATTGGCCGGCGCATTACAAATCATCGGTCATGCGGATTTTCTGGCCGCCGTCGTGGCCAGGCAATTATTGCCGCTGCTGGAAGTGGGGGTGCGCGTCCGGATGCAAACCGGGGATTACGACGCGATTATCCAAAGCCTGATTGAGGGTTACTGTGACTTAGGGATCTCTGCGGCGCCCTCACATGACAACCGGTTGAAAAGCGAGTTGATGCTGACCGACGAAGTGATGGCGGTTGCGTCGCCCCAGGTCGTCAGCCGGTTGATGAACACGCCGGATACGCTGGCGGCGATGCAAACCGAACCGGTGCTGGCCTATAGCCTGACGCTGCCGCTTATCGATAACTGGTTCACGGCGAATCGGGTGCAGGCGCCGGCCATTCTTCCCGCCATGGTCGGGCAAGATCTGCGTGCCTTATGCAGCTTACTGTGTGAGGGGTTTGGCTGGAGCGCCCTGCCTGCATATTTATGCACGCCTTATATCGAACGAGGGGAACTGCGTGAAATTCCGGCACCCGTAGCGCGTGCCAGCCGAAGTTACTATTTGCTCTGGCAACCCAGCGCCTTGCGCCAGCCACGCGTCGCCCATGCCAGACAGGCGTTGCTGTTTCGGTTAAGGCAAAAATACGGGCGGTAG
- a CDS encoding YfcL family protein → MIAEFEARILTLIDNMVEHASDDELFASGYLRGHLTLAVAEAEAHGEQTAQALHARVQESLNKAIKNGELSPPDQTLVAQVWESLYQQAQLQ, encoded by the coding sequence ATGATCGCAGAATTCGAGGCGCGCATCCTGACGCTGATTGACAACATGGTGGAGCACGCCAGCGATGATGAGCTGTTTGCCAGCGGTTACCTGCGCGGTCACCTGACGCTGGCGGTGGCGGAAGCCGAAGCGCATGGCGAACAGACGGCGCAGGCGCTGCATGCGCGGGTGCAGGAGAGCCTGAACAAGGCGATTAAGAATGGCGAACTGTCGCCGCCGGACCAGACGCTGGTCGCCCAGGTGTGGGAATCGCTGTATCAGCAGGCGCAATTGCAATAA
- a CDS encoding elongation factor P hydroxylase → MTMLTETISTHHYDQLITVFNRCFSEEYNTRLVKGDDEPIYLPADDQAPYHRIVFAHGFYASAMHEISHWCIAGEERRKLVDFGYWYCPDGRDAATQSQFESVEIKPQALEWMFCVAAGFPFNVSCDNLNGDVDPDRIAFQRRVHAQVMTYLQQGVPGRPARFIQALRDFYHTAPQTAADFPYPADL, encoded by the coding sequence ATGACGATGTTGACTGAAACGATAAGCACTCACCATTACGACCAGTTGATCACTGTTTTCAACCGGTGTTTTAGCGAGGAATACAACACCCGGCTGGTGAAAGGCGACGATGAGCCTATCTACCTGCCGGCCGACGATCAGGCGCCGTATCACCGCATTGTGTTTGCGCATGGGTTCTATGCCAGCGCCATGCACGAGATTTCACACTGGTGCATTGCCGGTGAAGAGCGCCGCAAATTGGTGGATTTCGGCTACTGGTATTGCCCGGACGGACGCGACGCCGCGACCCAAAGCCAGTTCGAGTCGGTGGAAATCAAGCCGCAGGCGCTGGAGTGGATGTTCTGCGTGGCCGCCGGTTTCCCGTTTAATGTCAGTTGCGACAACCTGAATGGCGATGTCGACCCGGACCGTATCGCTTTCCAGCGTCGGGTGCACGCGCAGGTGATGACCTATCTGCAACAGGGCGTTCCCGGCCGACCTGCGCGCTTTATTCAGGCGCTGCGGGATTTTTACCACACCGCGCCGCAAACCGCGGCGGACTTTCCTTACCCGGCCGATCTGTGA
- a CDS encoding sulfite exporter TauE/SafE family protein: protein MEWFVVGPDVLALLFLASVIAGFVDSIAGGGGLLSIPVLLAAGLSPAQVLATNKLQAVGGSFSASLYFIRRKAVDMKILKLAVPLTFVGAMFGAWLIQQIHADFLRKLLPVLVIGIGLYFLLMPKVGDEDRHARMSLLPFSLLGGACVGFYDGFFGPGAGSFYALAYVTLLGFNLAKATAHAKVLNFTSNFGSLLFFMLGGQVVWGVGLVMLVGQIIGARLGARMVLTKGQKLIRPMLVIMSALMSIKLIHDNHGSEIARWLGQLFL, encoded by the coding sequence ATGGAATGGTTCGTTGTCGGGCCGGATGTGCTGGCCCTGTTGTTTCTGGCGAGCGTGATCGCCGGATTCGTGGATTCGATCGCCGGCGGCGGCGGGTTGCTGTCTATTCCGGTGTTGCTGGCGGCGGGGCTGTCGCCTGCTCAGGTGCTGGCGACCAATAAATTGCAGGCCGTGGGCGGCTCGTTTTCCGCCAGCCTGTATTTCATCCGCCGCAAAGCGGTGGATATGAAAATACTGAAGCTGGCGGTGCCGCTGACTTTTGTGGGTGCGATGTTCGGCGCCTGGCTGATTCAGCAGATTCATGCCGATTTCCTGCGTAAGCTGCTGCCGGTGTTGGTGATCGGCATTGGGCTCTATTTTCTGCTGATGCCGAAAGTAGGGGATGAGGATCGGCATGCTCGGATGTCGCTGTTGCCGTTTTCCCTGTTGGGCGGCGCCTGCGTCGGGTTTTACGACGGCTTCTTCGGGCCGGGCGCCGGTTCGTTTTATGCGCTGGCCTATGTCACCCTGCTGGGGTTCAATCTGGCGAAAGCCACCGCGCACGCCAAAGTGCTCAATTTTACCTCCAATTTCGGCAGCCTGCTGTTCTTCATGCTGGGCGGCCAGGTGGTATGGGGCGTTGGTTTGGTCATGCTGGTCGGGCAGATTATCGGCGCCCGGTTGGGGGCCAGAATGGTGCTGACCAAGGGACAGAAACTGATTCGCCCGATGCTGGTGATCATGTCCGCCCTGATGAGCATCAAATTGATTCATGACAACCACGGCAGCGAGATTGCCCGCTGGCTGGGACAGCTATTCTTATGA
- the mepA gene encoding penicillin-insensitive murein endopeptidase, with protein sequence MKTNWIGMVALLLSSAALAKTPWQEISHPVAGQPQAIGAFANGCIIGAQPLSLQSPDYQVMRVDQRRYFGHPDLLAFINRLSAGVHRTTGGTVLIGDMGMPAGGRFSSGHASHQSGLDVDIWLQLPRQRWSQQQLLQPQPLDLVQADGKNVNPRAWSPDVLKLVKTAAQDNDVTRIFVNPAIKKQLCLEAGGDRNWLHKVRPWFAHRAHMHVRLRCPANSLECQEQDAPPAGDGCGAELNSWFQPRKPGAEPPAKTTPPPLPPSCQALLDRHLIAE encoded by the coding sequence ATGAAAACAAACTGGATTGGGATGGTGGCGTTGCTGCTGAGCAGCGCCGCGCTGGCGAAGACACCGTGGCAGGAGATAAGCCACCCGGTGGCAGGCCAGCCTCAGGCCATCGGCGCGTTTGCCAATGGCTGTATCATCGGCGCACAGCCGTTGTCGTTGCAGTCGCCGGATTATCAGGTGATGCGCGTCGACCAGCGGCGTTACTTCGGTCATCCGGACTTGCTGGCGTTCATCAATCGCCTCAGCGCCGGCGTGCATCGGACCACCGGCGGCACCGTGCTGATCGGCGACATGGGCATGCCGGCCGGCGGGCGGTTCAGCAGCGGCCACGCCAGCCATCAGTCGGGGTTGGATGTGGATATTTGGCTGCAACTGCCGCGCCAGCGCTGGAGTCAGCAGCAGTTACTGCAACCGCAGCCGTTGGATTTGGTGCAGGCGGACGGTAAAAACGTCAATCCGCGCGCATGGTCGCCGGATGTCCTGAAGCTGGTAAAAACGGCGGCGCAGGATAATGACGTGACGCGCATTTTCGTCAACCCGGCGATCAAAAAGCAGCTGTGTCTGGAAGCCGGCGGCGATCGCAACTGGCTGCACAAGGTGCGGCCGTGGTTCGCCCACCGCGCGCACATGCACGTGCGGCTGCGTTGCCCGGCGAACAGCCTGGAGTGTCAGGAGCAGGATGCGCCGCCGGCGGGCGACGGATGCGGCGCTGAACTGAACAGCTGGTTCCAGCCGCGCAAACCGGGCGCCGAACCACCGGCCAAAACGACGCCTCCCCCCTTGCCGCCTTCCTGTCAGGCGTTGCTTGATCGCCATCTGATTGCGGAATAA
- the aroC gene encoding chorismate synthase: protein MAGNSIGQFFRVTTFGESHGIALGCVVDGVPPGIPLTEADLQHDLDRRRPGTSRYTTQRREPDQVRILSGVFEGVTTGASIGLLIENTDQRSQDYGAIKDLFRPGHADYTYEQKYGIRDYRGGGRSSARETAMRVAAGAIAKKYLQQQHGVVIRGYLAQMGDVTCELKDWAQVEQNPFFCPDPDKLDALDELMRALKKEGDSIGAKVTVVAESVPPGLGEPVFDRLDADLAHALMSINAVKGVEIGDGFAVVNRRGSENRDEITPEGFQSNHAGGILGGISSGQAITAHLALKPTSSITVPGRTITRDGEATEMITRGRHDPCVGIRAVPIAEAMMAIVLMDHLLRQRAQCADVTSQVPRW, encoded by the coding sequence ATGGCAGGAAACAGTATTGGTCAGTTTTTCCGTGTCACCACCTTTGGTGAATCGCATGGCATCGCCCTGGGATGCGTGGTGGATGGCGTACCGCCGGGCATTCCGCTGACCGAGGCCGATTTGCAGCACGACCTGGACCGTCGTCGTCCGGGCACTTCTCGTTATACCACCCAGCGCCGCGAGCCGGACCAGGTGCGTATTCTGTCCGGGGTGTTTGAAGGGGTGACTACCGGCGCCAGTATCGGTCTGTTGATTGAAAATACCGACCAGCGTTCGCAGGATTATGGCGCCATCAAGGATCTGTTCCGTCCCGGCCACGCCGACTACACCTATGAGCAGAAATACGGCATCCGCGACTACCGCGGCGGCGGTCGGTCTTCCGCCCGTGAAACCGCCATGCGCGTCGCCGCCGGCGCCATTGCCAAGAAATACCTGCAACAGCAGCATGGCGTGGTGATTCGCGGCTATCTGGCGCAGATGGGCGACGTGACCTGCGAGCTGAAAGACTGGGCGCAGGTGGAGCAAAATCCGTTTTTCTGCCCGGACCCGGACAAGCTCGACGCGCTGGATGAACTGATGCGCGCACTGAAAAAAGAGGGCGACTCTATCGGCGCTAAAGTGACGGTGGTGGCCGAGTCGGTGCCGCCGGGGCTGGGCGAGCCGGTGTTTGATCGCCTTGATGCCGATCTGGCTCACGCGCTGATGAGCATTAATGCCGTCAAAGGCGTGGAAATCGGCGACGGCTTTGCAGTCGTGAACCGTCGCGGCAGCGAAAACCGTGACGAAATCACCCCGGAAGGCTTTCAGAGCAACCATGCGGGCGGCATTCTGGGCGGCATCAGCAGCGGTCAGGCGATTACCGCCCATCTGGCGCTGAAACCGACCTCCAGCATCACCGTGCCGGGGCGCACCATCACCCGCGACGGCGAGGCAACGGAAATGATCACCCGCGGTCGCCACGACCCGTGCGTGGGCATTCGCGCGGTGCCGATTGCCGAGGCGATGATGGCGATTGTGCTGATGGATCATCTGTTGCGCCAGCGCGCGCAGTGCGCGGACGTGACAAGCCAGGTTCCCCGTTGGTAA